The nucleotide window CGCCTGCCGCCACCGGCAAGCTGGCCGGCAGCGACGTGTTCTCCTACGTGTGGCCGACCACCCTGGATCCCTACGAGGTCGGTTTCGAGAAGGGCGCCGGCATCCTGGCGATGGCGGTCACCGCGCATCCGGATTTCGACGACACGCCGCTGTACGACGAGAACGGCGACGGCAGGCGCGACAACGACGGCAACCTCTGGCACAGCCATTGGGTCGTGCTGAAGCCGAACGACGCCTGCGGTCCCGGCGCGCTGGGCGTGGTCGACATTCCCGAAGGCAGCAAGCCGCGCCTGCCCAAGACCTGGCCCGGCTTCCCGATCCTGCTCGACAGCCCGGGCTGGAGCCCGACGCTCAATGCCGGGACGGTGGAAGTGAAGGTGCCGTTCGACGATATCGGCGTGGTCACCGCTGGCGGCTTCGACGGTGTCACCGCGGGCCTGCGCGTCAACGCCAGCGTGCATGCGCCGCTGCTGTGCGTGGTGGACGTGTTCAAGGTCGCCTCCGGCAACCTCAGCCTGCCCGGCAAGCCCAACCAGTAAACCGGCTCCCGGCGCGGCCGGTCCATGCCGGACCGGCCGCGCGCCCCCGGAGACAATCTCCATGAACACCCTCGATCGCCCGGCGCCACCGTGGCAGGTGGACCGCTGGTTCAACACCTCCCGTCCGCTTTCGCTGGACGCACTCCGCGGCAAGGTCATCGTGCTGGAAGCCTTCCAGATGCTGTGCCCCGGCTGTGTGTCGCACGGCCTGCCGCAGGCCGCGCGCGTGCACGCGACGTTCCCCGCGGAGCAGGTGGCCGTGGTCGGACTGCACACCGTGTTCGAGCACCACGCGGCGATGACGCCGCTGGCGCTGGAAGCCTTCCTGCACGAGTACCGCATCCCGTTCCCGGTCGGCGTGGACCGACCCGGCGGGCAGGGCGGCATCCCGCAGACCATGGCGGCCTACGCCATGCGCGGCACGCCGACCCTGGTGCTGATCGACGCCCAAGGCCGTATCCGCCACCAGCACTTCGGCCAGGTCGGCGATCTGGTGCTGGGCGCGCAGGCCGCGGCGCTGGTGCTGGAGGCGCAGGGCAGTGCGCGGGCGTCGCCGCGGGCCCAGGACACCGTGCCGGGCTGCGGGCCCGAGGGCTGCGCCCTGCCCGCCTGACCCTTGGCCGGTCCCGTCCGTCGGCGGCGTTCGAATGGACACAGGGGCTTCACGGTGCGTTCGCGCCACTCACGGTTGGATAGCACCATGCCCCGCTCACCCGCTCCCGTGCCCTTCACGCTGCTCCACCGCCTGGGCTTCATGGGCCTGGGGATGACGCTGGCGGTGCTCGGCGGCGCCTTGTTCCCCTAGCGGATCAGGGCGACGGGGCGTGCGGGTCCAACTCCTCCGCCCAGGCAAGCGCCAGCCCCTGCTCATCCTGCGCGAACGTGCGCAGGTCGGTGTGCGGCAGCAGGTGCGCCGCGACCCCGGTGGCCGCCACCAGCCAGCGCTTGTCGGTGACCAGGGCTGCGCGCGCGAAACGGCCAAGCTCGCCCAGCTTGGAGGCCGCATAGCGCAGGTCCTTGCCGACGGCTTCCAGCGAAATGCCCTGCAGGTCGCTCAGGTCGCTGAGCACGGCGATGCGCGGGAACCGCGCCAACCGCGCCTCCAGGTCCGCGATGCAGGCGTCATAGTCCTCGCCCGTCAACTGGCCGGTGAAACGGTAGGCGGCGACGTGCGGCAGGCTGGCCAGGATTTCGATCATGCGTCCACTCCCTCATGCGGAAGCGGCGACCATAGCCGCCGCCGCGCACCAGGGTGTCAACAAGGCTTCACGAAGCTGGATCGCGGGCCACGTCGCGCCCCATCACCATCTCGATGACGCGCGAAGAACCACCCTCGTGGAAGCCCGTCCGCGGCGCGAACTCGCGCGGATTGTGGAAGGTGCCGAACAACAGGTCGAATACCGGAAGTTCGGAGTAGTTGTGCCGGTGCAGCCCTCGCGCATGGTGCCAGGAATGCATTTCCGGCCGCTCGACGAACCAGCCCAGCCAGCGTGGCGTGCGCACGTTGGTATGGGTCAGCATGGCCAGCAGCGTGGCCGCCAGCAGCGCCGCCGTGGTGGCTTCCGGACTGAGGCCGACGATCACCGTCAGGGCCAGGCTGCCCACGGCCGTCCAGCCCAACGTGTCCAGCGGGCTGAACCAGAACGCGCTGAAGGTATCCAGCCGCTCGGTGCTGTGGTGCAGCTGGTGGCCGAAGCGCCACAGCCAGTCGTTGCCGTGGATGGCGCGATGCCACGCATACGCGCAGGCCTGGTAGACCAGCAGACCCACCAGCCCACCGGCCGGCCACGCCAGATGGCTGAGGTCGAACAGCTGCAGCGGCAGCAGGAACCGGGTCCACAGCATGGGCAGGTACGAGGACAGCAGGAAGTAGAACACCGCCGCCAGCACGCCCCGCGTGCGCCAGCGGGCGATGCGCGGCAGGGTGCGCGCGGGGGCGATCGCCTCCCACAGCATCAGCATGGCGTACATGCCGAAGAAGGCGAAGGACAGCGGATGGAGAAGCAGTTCGAGGGGCGTTGGCATGGCGGTAACGGCTCTGGTCTACTACGGGGGAGGCGGCACGATACGGGCCCTCGCGCCGTGCCACCGCAGCCATTTCCGCCGCCAACCTGACATTTCCGTCATGCCGCGCCGCGAACGCCCCACCATCGCCCTGCTCGCCACCCACGGCGCCGCCGCCTCGGTGCTGTACGGCATGTACGACCTGTTCCACTCGGCCGGTCGCGACTGGCCCGCGATGATCGGCCTGCCCCCGGGCGAATCGGTCTTCCATCCGCTGATCGTGGCGCGCGACACCACCCCGCTGAACGTCGTCAACGACATCGTCGTCACCCCCCAGGCCGCCCTGCGCGACCTGCCCGCGCCCGACTACATCTGCATTCCCGACCTGGCGATCTATCCCGGCGACATCGTTCTGCACGGCTACGAAGAGGAAGCGCGCTGGCTGCGCGACTGCCACGCGCGCGGCAGCGTGATCGCCGCGGCCTGCACCGGCGCCATGCTGTTGGCCGAAACCGGGCTGCTCGATGGCCACGACGCCACCACGCACTGGGCGTATTGCGACGCGCTCGCCGCGCGCCACCCCAACGTGCGCGTGCACCCGCAGCGCGTGGTCGTCAGCGCCGGCCCCGACCAGCGGCTGGTGATGGGCGGCGGCGGTTCCAGCTGGCACGACCTGTCGCTTTACCTGATCGCGCGCGTGGCCGGGATCGAATGCGCCATGCAGACCGCGCGCGTGTTCCTGATCGACTGGCACCAGACCGGTCAACAGCCGTTCGCGAGCCTGGCGCGCACGCGGACGACGTCCGACGCGGCCGTCTCGCAGGCGCAGGTGTGGATCGCGCAGCACTACGACACGCCCTCGCCCGTCGCCGGCATGCTGCAGGCCAGCGGCCTGGCCGAGCGCACGTTCGCGCGCCGCTTCCAGCAGGCCACCGGACTGTCGCCGCTGGAATACGTGCACACGCTGCGCCTGGAGGAAGCCAAGCAGCAGTTGGAAGCCGGCGACGATGCCGTCGAAGCCATCGCCCAGGCCGTGGGCTACGAGGACGCGGCCTACTTCAGCCGGTTGTTCCGTCGCAAGGTGGGCCTGTCGCCCGCCCAGTACCGTCGGCGCTTCGGCGGCATGCGGCGGATGCTGCAGGAAGCAGGTACGCGCTAGCCGATCAGGCGCGGCGCAACGACCAGAAACCGATGTCGCGCCGCACGCGGTATCCCAGCCGCTCGTACAACGCCTTCGCCCGCACGTTTTCGTAGCTGACGTGCAGGAACGGCTGCCGCCCGTGCGCCAGGGTGTCGTTGCTCAGCCAGGCGGTGAGGCGCCGCGCGTAGCCATGGCCGTTGAAGTCCGGATGCGTGCAGATGGCGCTCATCTCGCGGTGGCCGTCGTCGCCGAGCCGCTCACCGATCATCGCGGCCAGGCGGCCATCGCGGTAGATGCCGAAGTAGCGCCCCATGTCCATGGTCCGCGTGCGGAAATAGTGCGGATACACCCGGGCGGTCAGCGCCAGCACGTCGGCGCGCTGCGCCTCGCCCAGCGGCGCGATCTCCGGGCCCTCCACCGGCGCCAGCGGCGCGTCGCAGACCATCTGCGCGAGCGGCCGGAAGGCCTGCAGCTGCCATCCTGCCGGCAGCGCGGGGACCACCCCGAGCAGGTACACCGACTCCCCCGGCGCCACCAGGCGTCCGAGCGCATCGCCCACGTGCACCCCCGCATGGGCCACGCCCAGGAAGGGCGCATGGTCGGCCGGATAGCGCGCCACGTCGCCGGCGCGCAGGGCGATGCCGGCGTGGATCGAAGCCAGGGCGGACCAGAACGGGTTGTCGAGGGGCGTCGTCATCGGCGTGCACGCGGCAGGAATCAGGATTATCCACGAAGGGCCCCCGGTGCATCCGACGGGGGCGCTCCGTATGCTGCGCGCATGACGACATCGCCCGCCTTCCGCTTCCTGCGCCGCGCCGCGACCCTGGCATGCGTCCTGCTGCTGGCCGGCTGCGTCACCGCCCCGCCCGCTCCCACGCGCCCTCCGGCGGACACGCGCAGCGAAATCGTGCGGCGCATGCCGGCGAAGGTGGCCGAGCGCGAGCGCTGGGCGGCCGACATCCAGACCGCCTTCGCCGCGCAGCGCATCGAACCCACCCGCGAAAACATCTGCTCGGTGCTGGCCATCATCGAGCAGGAATCCGGCTACGTCGCCAACCCGGCGGTCGCCAACCTGCCGAAGATCGCGCGCGCAGAGATCGACCGGCGTGCGGCCGCACTGCACGTACCGGCGTTCATGGTCGACGCGGCGCTGGCGATACGTTCGCCCGACGGCCGCCGCTACGCCGACCGCCTGCGCGACGTGCGCACCGAGCGCGACCTCAGCGACATCTACGAAGACATGATCGGCAGCGTACCCCTGGGCAGGCGGCTGTTCGCCGACTACAACCCCGTGCAGACCGGCGGGCCCATGCAGGTGAGCATCCCGTTCGCCGAAGCCAATGCCTCGCACTACCCGTATCCGGTCGAGGGCAGCATCCGCGACGAGGTCTTCACCCGGCGCGGCGGCCTGTACTTCGGCATCGCCCATCTGTTGGGCTACCGGACGCCGTACACCCGCAAGGTGCACCGCTTCGCCGACTACAACGCCGGCTGGTACGCCAGCCGCAATGCCGCATTCCAGAGTGCGGTGGGCATCGCGGCCGGCGTGACCCTGGCGCTCGATGGCGACCTGCTCGACCCGGGCGCCCCGATGGATGAGCCCGGGCAGACCGAACGCGCCGTGCGCAGCCTGGCCGGCCAGCTGCGCATGGATGAGCGCGCGATCCGCGAAGCCCTGCAGCGCGGCAACCGCCTCGATTTCGACGACACCGCGCTCTACGGCCGGCTGTATGCGCTGGCCGAGGCCCGCGCCGGCAGGCCGCTGCCGCGTGCGGTGATACCCGGGATCGCGCTGGAGAGCCCGAAGATCACCCGCGAGCTGACCACGGCCTGGTTCGCCACCCGCGTGGATGAGCGCTACCGGCGCTGCCTGCAGCGCTAGCCGCCCAGGCCCGCCCACCAACGGGCATAGGCCTGCCACGTGGCCGTGCCCGGCACCACGTGCATCAGCACGAAGTTCAGCGCGAACACCACGGCGACGAAGCGGAAGACGCCGCGTCCGCGCGGTGCGGCGCGGTCGAACCAGATCAACACCGCCAGTATCGCGAACGTCACCGCATAGCCTCCCCAGGAGGGATTGAAGCGCGCCCCCTCGGGCAGCAGCGCCAGCATCAGGCGGGCGGCCGCGGGATCGATCATCACCAGCGCAGTGGCGACCATGTAGCGCGCGTGCAGCGCCGGCTCGCGGCGATGGACGATGGCCAGGCCCCAGAACAGCGCCAGCATCAGCGACGCGGCGGTGCCCAGGTACAGCAGCATCGACTGCAGGCCGAACATCTCCGGCGGGGCGGCCGCCATGCGCAACTGCGACAGCCACAGCGCCGTCAGCAGCACGCCGGGCATCACGCCGTAGGAGAACTGGCCCACCTGCCGGTGCAGCGCCGTGCGCCGCGTGCGGATCAGCCAGGGCTGCACCAGCAGCATCGCCATCCAGGCCAGCATCAGGCCGGCATGCAGGTGGGTGACCGCATCGGCCAAGTCCAGCCTGCTGAAATAGGTCTTCCAGAAGCCCACACCCACCAGGGCCAGCAGAGCCCACATCCATACGCCGCTGCCGATGCCCCATGGGCCCGGCCGGCGCACTGCCGCGCCCGTTGCAGAAACCGCCATCACGCCACCTTCGTCCTGATCGTGGCAGGTTGAACGCCCCGGCCGGCAGGCACCGGCCAACCGCCTGTCGAATTCCGCCTCGCCCGTTCGTCGCGTTCAGGAAGGCGCCATCCCGGCGCCGTGCTTCCGGAGGTTTCCCCATGCCGTACATCGACGGTTTCGTGGCCGCGGTGCCCACCGCCAACAAGCAGAAGTTCATCGACCACGCCAGCCTGGGCGACCCCGTGTTCATCGAACAGGGCGCCACCCGCGTGGTCGAGTGCTGGGGCGACGACGTGCCGGACGGCAAGGTCACCGACTTCCGCCGCGCCGTGCAGGCCTCGCCCGAGGAGAGCGTGGTGTTTTCGTGGATCGAATGGCCCGACAAGGCCACGCGCGACGCGGGCATGAAGAAGATGATGGACGACCCGCGCATGTCGCCGGAGAACAATCCCATGCCGTTCGACGGCAAGCGCCTGATCTACGGCGGTTTCGTGCCGACGCTGGAACTGGGCGACGGCGCCACGCCCTCGTCTTACGTGGACGGCTTCATCCTCGCCGCGCCGACCGGGGGCAAGGCGGCGTTCACCGACTACGCCACCACCTTCGACACCCTCTTCATGGGCTTCGGCGCCACCCGCATCATCGAAGGCTGGGGCGACGACGTGCCGCGCGGCAAACAGACGGATTTCTTCCGCGCGGTGGAGGCCAGGGACGACGAGACCGTCGCGTTCTCGTGGGTGGAATGGCCGGACAAGGCCACGCGCGATGCCGGCATGCGGAAGATGATGGAAGACCCGCGCATGGACCCTTCCAACAAGGACAATCCGCCGATGCCGTTCGACGGCCAGCGCATGGTGTTCGGTGGATTCACCCCGGTGGTGGAACTGCGCGGCTAGGGTTCGCAAGCGCCATCGCCCGTCACGCCCTGCGCTGGATGTATCAGCATGCACCGGGAGAACGGCGATGGCCTGCGAAACCGGAGGGCTCGGCCCGGTGCGTGCGGGCCCATGGCGGTCGACAAGCCGCGCTGGGCGTCCGAACGCTTGTCGATCAGGACCTCGGGCCGCAACCGGGACATCGGAAAAACGATGCAGGTTTCAGTGCCCCGTGTAGATGCGTTTCAATGCCAGCAGCAGCGCGTCCATTTCCTCCCTTCCGAAAAGGGCGGTGAAACGTTGTTCATGCTGGTCGATAAGCTTGCGCGCCTGCGCGAGGATCGCTGTTCCTGCCTTCGTCAGATGAAGTTCCTGGCGCCGGCGGTCTGCCACGGAGGGCTGGCGCTCGATCAGGTCCCGGGATGCCAGTCGATTGACCAGGGCCATCATCGTTGCCCGGTCGGTACCGAGCGTGTTGGCCAGATCGATCTGCGACGAGCCGGGATTGCCCTCGAGCAACTCCATCACCGCCAGTTGCTTCTGCGTCAGACCCAGTTCGGCCATGGTCTCGGCAAAATCGCGATAGACCGCGACATGCGCCATGCGCAGGTGGAACCCCAGCAGACCGCCTAGCCGGCCGACGTCGAGCCCCGGCGCGGCAGCGTCTGCACTCTCGATATGGTTCTGGTGTGGTTTTGTATCCATCGTTCCTTCAAGACCTTGGTCGGTTCGGCCCGTCCGGGCCTCACCTTCGGCGGCGCAGCGGTCCGGTCCGCCCGCAAGCCCTGCTGGATCGTGACCCCCAGGCCTCGTCGTTGCCCGGCAGGGCACGCCACATCTTCTCGCGCGCGGCTCCCGCTTCGCCTCGCCGTACGCCTCCAGCCCTTCGGGCTGCCGCTGGTGCTGCTCGCGCACATCCCCGGGCGTGGCGCGCAGCACATTCTCCGGCCCGCGCCTGGAGCGCGGCATGTCCAACGGCCGGCTGGCCCGGGCCGTCGTCCTGTCCTGGATGATCTCCAGCACCCGCGCCGCACCCTTCATCGCTCGACCGCTTCTTCCATCACCCGGCTCATGGCGTCTCCTCTCAAAGGTAACACCTGAACAGGCAATCGCGGGGGCAGTGCCCGCCTCGCCAAGCCTCAGGACCCTCGGAATCCGTCGTTTGGTCGATATCCGTGTCGTGGCGGCCGGCCATATTTTCCCGCGCTCATCCGACCGTCGGTTCTGCTGCAGAGGCCCTTGCATTCCGTCCAGAAAATATTAGTATGTGTTGCATACAATTTGCTGCCTGTCGCGGAAGGGCGGCAGGCATGGGAGGAGAGAATGGCCCCGTTCTTTTCCGGCATGGCTTCACCGGTGGATTGCGGACTGGTGAAGGACGATCCGATCCTTTACCGCGCCCGCGTCGCGCCGGATCGTCCGGCCCTGTTCGAGATCGCCACCGGCAGGCAGCTCACCTACGCCGCGCTCGATGCCCGCGTCGCCCGCTGCGCGGGCTTCCTGCAGGCGTTGCTCGGGCCACGGCAGGACGGCGCACGTGTCGCCATGCTGGCGCGCAACGCCATGGACTCGTTAGTGCTCGCCTTCGCCTGCCAGCGCGCCGGCGCCGTGTACGTGCCACTCAACTGGCGCCTCAACGCCACCGAGCTTCGGCCGATCCTTGCCGATTGCGCGCCCGCGCTCCTGGTCCACGACGAGGAATTTGCGGCAACCGCGGAAAGCATCGCGGGCGCCGTCCCGCAGATGACGACGCTATCCACCGCGGAGGGTCGGGACGGCCTGGCCGCGCGGATCGAGGCGGGCGTCCCGGTCGGACCGGTGCCCGCCGACGCCGACGCGGCCTGCGTCCTGCTTTACACGTCGGGTACGACGGGGCAGCCGAAGGGCGTCATCATCACCCGTCGCAACGCCTTCTTCGCCGCCCTCAATTTTTCCTTCGCCGGAGAGATCGGCCCCGGCTCGGTCGCCCTGTGCGACCTGCCGTTCTTCCACACGATCGGGCTGATCGCGGTCGCGCGCACCACCTTGATGCTGGGCGGCAGGCTCGTCATCTCCGACCGCTTCACCCCGGCCAGGACGCTGGCAGCGCTTGCCGATCCGCAGCTTGCCATTACCCATTACTTCGCGGTGCCGCAGATCGCGCTCGCGTTGCGCGACGATCCCACCTATAGCGCCGCAGCGCTCGCCGGGCTTCGCGCCTTCATCGTGGGTGGCGCGCCGCTCACCCAGGCGCTGACCGAGAGCTATCTCGCCGACGGCGTTGCCCTGGTCAACGGTTACGGCATGAGCGAGGCGGGAACGGCGCTGCATGTGCCGATCGACCGGCGCGCGGTCGAGGACAATCCCGGCAGCGTCGGCCTTCCCGCGCCGTTGCTCGACATCCGCATCGTCGACGATGAGGGTCGCGAAGTGAAGGAGGGCGAGATCGGCGAATTCTGGCTGCGCGGGCCGTCGGTGACGCCCGGCTACTGGAACAAGCCGCAGGAAACCGCTGCCGCCTTCACCGACGGCTGGTACCGCACCGGCGATCTCGGCCGACGCGGGCCAAACGGCTTCTACAGCATCGTCGAACGGCTGAAGGACATGTATATCAGCGGCGGCGAGAATGTCTACCCCGCCGAAATCGAAGCGGCGCTCGCCACCCATCCGGACGTGCTCGACGCCGCGGTGGTCGGCGTTCCCGACAGCCGCTGGGGCGAATGCGGCATCGCCCATGTCGTGCTGCGGCCCGGCGCGACGGCAACCGGCGAAGAGATCGCCGGTCATTGCGCGGCACGGCTCGCCGCCTTCAAGCGCCCGGCCCGCATCCTCCTTGTCGACACCATTCCCCGCACCGCCTCCGGCAAGGTGCAGAAGCATCTTCTGCGCCATTTCCATCCCGACCAGACCCTGCAACGGAACCCTTCGTGAAGCGCCCCGGCCTTTCACTCGAAACCCATGGAGTGCCCCAATGACTGAAATGAAATCCCTTGTCCTTGTCGAATTCGACAACGGCATCGCCTTCGTGACCCTCAACCGCCCGGAGAAGCGCAATGCGATGAACCCGGCCCTGAACGCCCGGATGCTCGAAGTGCTCGACGAGCTCGAAGGGGACGAGCGCTGCGGCGTCCTGGTCCTGCGCGGCGCCGGCGCATCCTGGTCGGCCGGCATGGATCTGAAGGAATACTTCCGCGAAAACGACGGCAAGCCACGCGACGCCACGTTGAAGGCGCGGCGCCAGTCCGGCGGCTGGTGGAGCCGGCTGATGTATTTCGAGAAGCCGACGATCGCCATGGTCAACGGCTGGTGCTTCGGCGGCGCCTTCACGCCGCTGGTTTCCTGCGATCTCGCCATCGCTGCCGAGGAAGCGAATTTCGGCCTGTCCGAAATCAACTGGGGCATCCTGCCGGGCGGCAACGTCACCCGCGCGGTCGCCGAGGTGATGCGCCACCGCGACGCTCTCTACTACATCATGACCGGCGAACTTTTCGGCGGACGCAAGGCCGCGGAAATGG belongs to Pseudoxanthomonas sp. F37 and includes:
- a CDS encoding DUF1428 domain-containing protein: MGDGATPSSYVDGFILAAPTGGKAAFTDYATTFDTLFMGFGATRIIEGWGDDVPRGKQTDFFRAVEARDDETVAFSWVEWPDKATRDAGMRKMMEDPRMDPSNKDNPPMPFDGQRMVFGGFTPVVELRG
- a CDS encoding STAS/SEC14 domain-containing protein, producing the protein MIEILASLPHVAAYRFTGQLTGEDYDACIADLEARLARFPRIAVLSDLSDLQGISLEAVGKDLRYAASKLGELGRFARAALVTDKRWLVAATGVAAHLLPHTDLRTFAQDEQGLALAWAEELDPHAPSP
- a CDS encoding sterol desaturase family protein; its protein translation is MPTPLELLLHPLSFAFFGMYAMLMLWEAIAPARTLPRIARWRTRGVLAAVFYFLLSSYLPMLWTRFLLPLQLFDLSHLAWPAGGLVGLLVYQACAYAWHRAIHGNDWLWRFGHQLHHSTERLDTFSAFWFSPLDTLGWTAVGSLALTVIVGLSPEATTAALLAATLLAMLTHTNVRTPRWLGWFVERPEMHSWHHARGLHRHNYSELPVFDLLFGTFHNPREFAPRTGFHEGGSSRVIEMVMGRDVARDPAS
- a CDS encoding AMP-binding protein → MAPFFSGMASPVDCGLVKDDPILYRARVAPDRPALFEIATGRQLTYAALDARVARCAGFLQALLGPRQDGARVAMLARNAMDSLVLAFACQRAGAVYVPLNWRLNATELRPILADCAPALLVHDEEFAATAESIAGAVPQMTTLSTAEGRDGLAARIEAGVPVGPVPADADAACVLLYTSGTTGQPKGVIITRRNAFFAALNFSFAGEIGPGSVALCDLPFFHTIGLIAVARTTLMLGGRLVISDRFTPARTLAALADPQLAITHYFAVPQIALALRDDPTYSAAALAGLRAFIVGGAPLTQALTESYLADGVALVNGYGMSEAGTALHVPIDRRAVEDNPGSVGLPAPLLDIRIVDDEGREVKEGEIGEFWLRGPSVTPGYWNKPQETAAAFTDGWYRTGDLGRRGPNGFYSIVERLKDMYISGGENVYPAEIEAALATHPDVLDAAVVGVPDSRWGECGIAHVVLRPGATATGEEIAGHCAARLAAFKRPARILLVDTIPRTASGKVQKHLLRHFHPDQTLQRNPS
- a CDS encoding helix-turn-helix domain-containing protein, whose translation is MPRRERPTIALLATHGAAASVLYGMYDLFHSAGRDWPAMIGLPPGESVFHPLIVARDTTPLNVVNDIVVTPQAALRDLPAPDYICIPDLAIYPGDIVLHGYEEEARWLRDCHARGSVIAAACTGAMLLAETGLLDGHDATTHWAYCDALAARHPNVRVHPQRVVVSAGPDQRLVMGGGGSSWHDLSLYLIARVAGIECAMQTARVFLIDWHQTGQQPFASLARTRTTSDAAVSQAQVWIAQHYDTPSPVAGMLQASGLAERTFARRFQQATGLSPLEYVHTLRLEEAKQQLEAGDDAVEAIAQAVGYEDAAYFSRLFRRKVGLSPAQYRRRFGGMRRMLQEAGTR
- a CDS encoding GNAT family N-acetyltransferase translates to MTTPLDNPFWSALASIHAGIALRAGDVARYPADHAPFLGVAHAGVHVGDALGRLVAPGESVYLLGVVPALPAGWQLQAFRPLAQMVCDAPLAPVEGPEIAPLGEAQRADVLALTARVYPHYFRTRTMDMGRYFGIYRDGRLAAMIGERLGDDGHREMSAICTHPDFNGHGYARRLTAWLSNDTLAHGRQPFLHVSYENVRAKALYERLGYRVRRDIGFWSLRRA
- a CDS encoding DUF1615 domain-containing protein, with amino-acid sequence MTTSPAFRFLRRAATLACVLLLAGCVTAPPAPTRPPADTRSEIVRRMPAKVAERERWAADIQTAFAAQRIEPTRENICSVLAIIEQESGYVANPAVANLPKIARAEIDRRAAALHVPAFMVDAALAIRSPDGRRYADRLRDVRTERDLSDIYEDMIGSVPLGRRLFADYNPVQTGGPMQVSIPFAEANASHYPYPVEGSIRDEVFTRRGGLYFGIAHLLGYRTPYTRKVHRFADYNAGWYASRNAAFQSAVGIAAGVTLALDGDLLDPGAPMDEPGQTERAVRSLAGQLRMDERAIREALQRGNRLDFDDTALYGRLYALAEARAGRPLPRAVIPGIALESPKITRELTTAWFATRVDERYRRCLQR
- a CDS encoding MarR family winged helix-turn-helix transcriptional regulator; this encodes MLEIIQDRTTARASRPLDMPRSRRGPENVLRATPGDVREQHQRQPEGLEAYGEAKREPRARRCGVPCRATTRPGGHDPAGLAGGPDRCAAEGEARTGRTDQGLEGTMDTKPHQNHIESADAAAPGLDVGRLGGLLGFHLRMAHVAVYRDFAETMAELGLTQKQLAVMELLEGNPGSSQIDLANTLGTDRATMMALVNRLASRDLIERQPSVADRRRQELHLTKAGTAILAQARKLIDQHEQRFTALFGREEMDALLLALKRIYTGH
- a CDS encoding redoxin domain-containing protein yields the protein MNTLDRPAPPWQVDRWFNTSRPLSLDALRGKVIVLEAFQMLCPGCVSHGLPQAARVHATFPAEQVAVVGLHTVFEHHAAMTPLALEAFLHEYRIPFPVGVDRPGGQGGIPQTMAAYAMRGTPTLVLIDAQGRIRHQHFGQVGDLVLGAQAAALVLEAQGSARASPRAQDTVPGCGPEGCALPA
- a CDS encoding p-hydroxycinnamoyl CoA hydratase/lyase, with amino-acid sequence MTEMKSLVLVEFDNGIAFVTLNRPEKRNAMNPALNARMLEVLDELEGDERCGVLVLRGAGASWSAGMDLKEYFRENDGKPRDATLKARRQSGGWWSRLMYFEKPTIAMVNGWCFGGAFTPLVSCDLAIAAEEANFGLSEINWGILPGGNVTRAVAEVMRHRDALYYIMTGELFGGRKAAEMGLVNEAVPLADLETRVRAICASLLEKNPVTLKAAKDTYKRVRDLPWDLADDYIYAKLEQMLFLDKTKGRDEGLKQFLDDKTYQPGLGAYKRNR